The Nitrospira sp. KM1 genome includes a window with the following:
- a CDS encoding PAS domain S-box protein → MLKRPLSTSSPSSVEIESLKTQLVRLRQLFDHATRANARSNGPAAPFSEAHGTENSLLTEVRTIVETMQRTVDDLEHALRKRERTEEALRESEQQFQFLYDNNPSMYFILSPDGIVLSVNTYGAEQLGYRRDELVRKSVLTVFESGDHETIHRQLKTCSSHPGDTFEWEIRKVRKNGSRLWVHERARAAVDPHRGLVIMVVCENVTEHRHTTQLLSTLVRESPLPLVSLDENARITTWNQAATRLFGWTEEEVLGRELPYIPNGEEAAASVLWEQGLLGDITGPIELRRCRKDGSILDLLLWPVFVPAESGRSSTAVGLYVDQSDLKRAEAAQVKSEARLRSFLDALDDLAFEFDETGTYLNVWTKNEAMLALPRRDIIGKALTDVFGVEQGGAHLEVIRQVLDTGETRAIEYDLAISGYRHYFSAVLSRIPAAGLVKATVACVVRDITARKEVEEALRTSEERFSKAFRMSPHPIIVTELDTGRCVEINEASLRLFGYRRDEVVGQTTLNLGLWPTLSSRADFLKRLVAAGSLRNQEMDFYTKERSLRRCLVSSELIELNGVKCVVTVGSDITEQKRAEEALRVSEARLQRFVEEAPVGLVILDNKQRLLSANRAFCDLTGYPESEVVGHSYHLYIHPDDLPKNVALTDELYHGMRSEYALEKRYIKKTGETIWVSVRATGVDMPNHPGPLLLAVVQDITERKQASESRERLSQDLHDNILQSLYAVGMQLEAGKLVAGQSIRRSKTYMTQAIDQLNQLVTDVRTFIALLKQGPSPSMNFRQALRQIVDSFSSNDRKAADLAVEDRVIEAISPVQAEQLLNIAREALSNSVRHGQAANRQVSLRRESNSVVMQISDDGIGFDPKRKRIHGHGLMNIAARAKNIRARLVLESAPGRGTCITVELPGVE, encoded by the coding sequence ATGCTGAAGCGTCCGCTTTCGACATCTTCTCCCTCGTCTGTCGAGATCGAATCCCTCAAGACCCAACTGGTACGCCTTCGACAGCTTTTCGATCATGCCACCCGTGCGAATGCGCGAAGCAATGGACCCGCGGCGCCGTTCTCCGAGGCACACGGCACTGAGAACAGCCTCCTGACGGAAGTCCGAACGATCGTCGAGACCATGCAGCGCACCGTCGATGATCTGGAGCATGCACTTCGCAAGCGGGAGAGGACGGAGGAGGCCCTCAGGGAGAGCGAGCAGCAGTTTCAGTTTCTTTACGACAACAACCCCTCGATGTATTTCATTCTGTCTCCCGACGGCATCGTCCTGTCCGTCAACACCTATGGCGCCGAACAGCTCGGATATCGTCGAGACGAGCTGGTCAGGAAATCAGTACTGACCGTGTTTGAATCGGGCGATCATGAGACGATCCACCGCCAATTGAAGACGTGCTCCTCGCATCCAGGCGACACATTCGAATGGGAGATCCGGAAGGTCAGGAAGAACGGCAGCCGGCTGTGGGTCCACGAGCGCGCCCGCGCGGCAGTCGATCCCCACCGAGGATTGGTCATCATGGTCGTCTGTGAAAATGTCACGGAGCACCGGCACACCACCCAACTGCTTTCCACGCTGGTGCGGGAATCTCCGCTTCCCCTCGTGAGTCTGGATGAGAATGCCCGGATCACGACCTGGAACCAGGCCGCGACGCGTCTCTTCGGTTGGACAGAGGAGGAGGTCCTGGGGCGCGAACTGCCGTATATTCCCAATGGCGAGGAAGCCGCGGCCTCTGTGCTCTGGGAGCAGGGGCTCCTGGGGGACATCACCGGCCCGATCGAACTCCGGCGGTGTCGCAAAGACGGATCCATACTGGATCTGTTGTTGTGGCCGGTCTTCGTACCGGCCGAATCGGGGCGATCATCCACCGCTGTCGGTCTGTATGTGGACCAATCCGACCTGAAGCGGGCGGAGGCCGCCCAAGTGAAAAGTGAAGCCCGGCTCCGGTCGTTCCTCGACGCTCTCGATGACCTTGCATTTGAATTCGACGAGACCGGGACCTATCTCAATGTGTGGACGAAGAATGAAGCCATGCTGGCCCTGCCGAGACGGGACATTATCGGCAAAGCCCTGACGGATGTCTTTGGCGTAGAACAGGGTGGAGCGCATCTGGAAGTGATCCGACAGGTGCTGGACACCGGCGAGACCCGAGCGATCGAATATGATTTGGCGATCAGCGGGTATCGTCACTATTTTTCCGCTGTCTTGAGCCGCATCCCCGCAGCGGGGCTCGTCAAAGCCACTGTCGCCTGTGTCGTCCGTGACATCACGGCCCGGAAGGAGGTCGAGGAGGCGTTACGAACCAGCGAGGAACGCTTCAGCAAGGCCTTCCGCATGAGTCCGCATCCGATCATCGTGACCGAACTGGACACGGGACGGTGCGTGGAAATCAACGAGGCCTCGCTGCGCCTGTTCGGGTACCGCCGCGACGAAGTGGTTGGGCAGACGACCCTCAATCTCGGTCTCTGGCCTACGTTGTCCAGCCGAGCGGACTTCCTGAAGCGGCTGGTCGCAGCGGGATCGCTGCGCAATCAAGAGATGGACTTTTATACGAAGGAACGTTCGTTGCGGCGTTGCCTGGTTTCGTCCGAATTGATCGAGCTCAACGGCGTGAAATGTGTCGTGACAGTCGGGTCCGACATTACCGAGCAAAAACGGGCTGAGGAGGCGTTGCGGGTCAGCGAGGCCCGTCTGCAGCGGTTTGTGGAGGAGGCCCCCGTGGGACTCGTCATCCTGGACAATAAGCAACGCCTGCTTTCGGCCAACCGAGCATTCTGCGACCTCACCGGATATCCGGAATCGGAGGTCGTCGGACACAGCTATCATCTGTATATCCATCCCGACGACCTCCCGAAAAACGTGGCTCTGACGGACGAGTTGTATCATGGCATGCGGTCCGAGTATGCCTTGGAAAAGCGCTATATCAAGAAAACCGGGGAAACTATCTGGGTATCGGTCCGCGCCACCGGAGTGGACATGCCCAACCATCCTGGCCCCCTGCTCTTGGCGGTCGTCCAGGACATCACGGAACGGAAACAGGCATCGGAATCGCGGGAACGGCTCAGTCAAGACCTCCACGACAATATCCTGCAGTCGCTCTATGCAGTGGGCATGCAACTGGAAGCCGGGAAACTCGTGGCCGGACAATCGATTCGCCGGTCCAAGACCTACATGACTCAGGCGATCGACCAACTCAATCAATTGGTGACGGATGTGCGAACGTTCATCGCCCTCCTGAAGCAGGGACCGAGCCCTTCGATGAATTTCCGGCAAGCCCTGCGCCAAATCGTGGATTCATTTTCTTCCAACGACCGGAAAGCGGCGGACCTCGCCGTGGAAGACCGCGTCATCGAAGCGATTTCTCCGGTGCAGGCGGAACAATTGTTGAACATCGCCAGGGAGGCGCTGAGCAACAGCGTCCGGCACGGACAGGCGGCGAACCGGCAAGTTTCCCTTCGCCGCGAATCGAACTCCGTGGTGATGCAGATCTCCGACGACGGCATCGGATTCGACCCCAAACGGAAGCGCATCCATGGACACGGATTGATGAACATCGCGGCCCGCGCGAAGAACATCCGCGCGCGGCTGGTGCTCGAAAGTGCACCGGGTCGTGGCACTTGTATCACCGTCGAACTGCCAGGAGTTGAATAA
- a CDS encoding acyl-homoserine-lactone synthase: MQVMQEIRPIEFMEDELLVKTLTDEDELKASFHLRHQVFAERLKWVGCNQDRLEIDTYDSFATSVGLFDGAQLRGVFRMVAPPYPFMLESEFRSCLAPGSEIRRERDTVEITRLAIDPTLSDRGLSIRFMQVLFKGVYQWSIQNDVRFLYMVVEKRFLRVLRGMGFSCEAISQAVCIPPAEALSIAAVLDWQRFREVCPVENPAFYNWIDIVDGSTVFEKSGFVAKDARDNYTETRMPRSRWARVKGRLETEKGLAVA; this comes from the coding sequence ATGCAGGTTATGCAGGAAATCCGGCCGATCGAGTTCATGGAGGACGAATTGCTCGTCAAGACTTTGACGGACGAAGACGAACTAAAAGCATCGTTTCATCTGCGTCACCAGGTATTTGCCGAGCGTCTCAAATGGGTCGGATGTAATCAAGACCGACTTGAAATAGATACGTATGATTCCTTTGCCACCTCAGTAGGGCTGTTTGACGGGGCACAACTGCGAGGGGTATTCCGGATGGTGGCTCCGCCTTATCCGTTCATGCTCGAGAGCGAATTTCGTTCCTGCCTGGCTCCCGGAAGTGAGATCAGAAGGGAGCGGGATACGGTCGAAATTACCAGGCTGGCGATCGACCCGACATTATCCGACCGCGGACTCTCAATACGGTTCATGCAGGTTCTTTTTAAAGGGGTATACCAATGGTCGATTCAGAACGACGTGCGCTTTCTCTACATGGTGGTTGAAAAGCGGTTTCTCAGGGTCCTGCGAGGAATGGGATTTTCCTGTGAGGCGATCAGTCAGGCCGTCTGCATTCCTCCGGCTGAAGCGCTGTCCATTGCTGCCGTGCTCGATTGGCAGCGTTTCCGTGAAGTGTGTCCGGTCGAGAACCCTGCCTTCTATAACTGGATTGATATCGTGGATGGATCGACGGTGTTTGAAAAGAGCGGATTTGTGGCGAAGGATGCTAGGGACAACTATACCGAGACTCGCATGCCGCGGAGCCGGTGGGCTCGTGTCAAAGGAAGGCTGGAGACGGAGAAAGGACTGGCTGTGGCCTGA
- a CDS encoding TIGR00645 family protein: protein MSDGHLEQDDIRSARYLKDHPVEHAFEIVVFASRWIQAPLYGGLIVAETLYAYKFLGELWEMITHIHRLEETTFMLGVLGLIDITMVANLLTMVVIGGYATFVSKLDLDGHPDRPDWLSHVDPGTIKVKLAASLIGISSIHLLKAFVNVANEDPEHIKWKIFIHMTFLGSAILLAWTDKIMQKDKKH, encoded by the coding sequence ATGTCCGACGGCCATCTAGAACAGGATGACATTCGCAGCGCGCGTTATCTCAAGGATCATCCCGTCGAGCACGCCTTCGAAATCGTCGTGTTCGCCAGCCGCTGGATCCAGGCTCCTCTGTACGGAGGGTTGATCGTCGCAGAAACGCTGTACGCGTACAAATTTCTGGGCGAACTCTGGGAAATGATCACGCACATCCATCGGCTGGAAGAAACGACGTTCATGCTCGGCGTCCTCGGCCTGATCGATATCACCATGGTCGCCAATCTCCTGACTATGGTCGTGATCGGAGGCTACGCCACGTTCGTCAGCAAACTGGATCTCGACGGCCATCCCGATAGACCGGACTGGTTGAGCCACGTGGACCCCGGCACGATCAAGGTCAAACTGGCGGCTTCCCTGATTGGGATCTCCAGCATTCACCTGCTGAAGGCCTTTGTCAACGTGGCCAATGAGGATCCCGAACACATCAAATGGAAGATTTTCATTCATATGACGTTTCTCGGGTCGGCCATTCTCCTGGCCTGGACGGATAAGATCATGCAAAAGGACAAAAAACATTAG
- a CDS encoding patatin-like phospholipase family protein — MNDSPVVIGALLCLTLTGCFAKIHDLPAQPKDAAALFAPLEDQELLVGLAVSGGGSRAATFAAGALEALAETSVQQGAARRSVLETVSYMSSVSGGSLATAYYIANKPPRAEPMLTGEGLSPRYREFFSGYKTAMQTNFQERGVVRQLAYFRAFNPTKLAYSLSEVWDAQFLHDMTFAQVYEREHRGDIPRVILNGTVYNSGRRFAFTTLPAADFDYDFIDILIDELKKPDRPVPVTPEGMAIIQKGLDKASRQFLPLTFERVGADYRNLRLSLAVATSASFPPVVGPVTYRIEGSPTYMHIGDGGLFDNLGTESLTTLFLKKIPQGSTKRGLIIVIDTSFPFDAGGPELDGNDKGFQVFREDPSRIVGIMEERANTYQTLLWHSLRTQGVVLPDFAHLRIVVLKHVDAEWTGYQDLPESCRKDFSTDVTPKQIQQAVSVIPTLFKIKTPCHGDLLLKAARKVVEQYRHRIVGFLEAK, encoded by the coding sequence ATGAACGACTCGCCTGTTGTTATCGGTGCGCTGCTGTGTCTCACGCTCACCGGTTGCTTCGCGAAGATCCACGACCTGCCCGCTCAACCAAAAGATGCCGCCGCGCTGTTCGCGCCATTGGAGGATCAAGAACTGCTCGTCGGGCTGGCGGTGTCCGGGGGTGGGAGCCGTGCGGCGACGTTCGCCGCCGGCGCGTTGGAAGCTCTGGCGGAAACCTCAGTCCAGCAAGGCGCCGCGCGGCGGAGCGTACTGGAGACCGTGAGCTATATGTCCAGCGTGTCGGGTGGGAGCCTTGCCACGGCATACTATATCGCGAACAAGCCGCCGAGGGCTGAACCGATGCTGACAGGGGAAGGACTGTCCCCTCGATATCGTGAGTTTTTCTCCGGCTACAAGACGGCCATGCAGACCAATTTTCAGGAGCGCGGAGTCGTTCGGCAGTTGGCGTACTTCCGTGCCTTCAACCCGACCAAACTGGCCTATTCCCTTTCCGAGGTATGGGATGCGCAATTCCTGCACGACATGACATTCGCCCAGGTCTACGAAAGGGAACACCGTGGAGATATCCCGCGAGTCATCCTGAACGGAACGGTGTATAACTCCGGCCGGCGCTTTGCCTTTACCACGCTGCCCGCCGCAGACTTCGATTACGATTTCATCGACATTCTGATCGATGAATTGAAGAAACCGGACCGGCCCGTGCCCGTCACTCCGGAAGGCATGGCCATCATTCAGAAGGGACTCGACAAGGCCAGCCGGCAGTTTCTGCCACTCACGTTCGAACGTGTAGGAGCCGACTACAGAAATCTCCGGCTGTCGCTCGCCGTGGCGACATCGGCGTCCTTTCCGCCAGTCGTCGGGCCGGTGACCTACCGCATTGAAGGATCCCCGACCTATATGCACATCGGGGACGGGGGGCTGTTCGATAATCTCGGGACAGAATCGCTGACCACCCTCTTTCTCAAGAAGATCCCGCAGGGTTCCACCAAGCGCGGGCTCATCATCGTTATCGACACGTCTTTTCCCTTCGATGCGGGAGGCCCGGAGCTGGATGGCAACGACAAGGGATTTCAGGTATTCCGTGAGGATCCGTCGCGCATCGTGGGGATCATGGAAGAACGAGCCAATACCTATCAGACGCTACTCTGGCACAGCTTGAGGACGCAGGGAGTGGTGTTGCCGGATTTTGCTCATTTGCGGATCGTGGTCTTGAAACACGTCGATGCCGAATGGACCGGGTATCAAGATCTGCCGGAGAGCTGTCGCAAAGACTTTTCAACGGATGTGACGCCGAAGCAGATTCAGCAGGCAGTCAGTGTGATCCCGACCTTGTTCAAAATTAAGACCCCTTGTCATGGCGATTTACTCCTCAAAGCCGCCCGCAAGGTGGTAGAGCAGTACCGTCATCGCATCGTGGGCTTTCTCGAAGCGAAATGA
- a CDS encoding response regulator transcription factor, which yields MDAQKSKVIRLLIVDDHEVVRIGLGAVLGLTPGIKVVGQAAGKEEARTMSLRLKPDVVLLDIRLPDGSGVEAAREILSSCPGTKVLFLTSFADDHTVLEAILSGAHGYVLKDIASDALIRAIRTVACGQPLVDPRLTKYGVQWLKQSSASGGPSKRPLLSPQEQRLLPLVADGMTNKEIAGQLNLSEKTVKNYLANIYSKLQIGRRSQVAALYAGSFKAPSSRADVT from the coding sequence ATGGACGCTCAAAAATCAAAAGTCATACGGCTGCTCATCGTGGACGATCATGAGGTCGTCCGGATCGGACTGGGGGCGGTGCTCGGTCTCACGCCAGGCATCAAAGTGGTGGGACAGGCGGCCGGAAAGGAGGAGGCGAGGACCATGAGCCTTCGTCTGAAACCGGATGTGGTGCTGCTTGATATCCGTTTGCCGGACGGAAGCGGCGTCGAGGCCGCGAGAGAAATCCTCTCGTCGTGTCCCGGGACAAAGGTGTTGTTCCTGACCAGTTTCGCCGACGATCATACCGTGCTCGAGGCCATCCTCTCCGGTGCACACGGCTATGTACTGAAGGATATCGCGTCCGATGCGCTCATCCGCGCCATCAGAACCGTGGCCTGCGGTCAGCCGTTGGTGGACCCGCGACTTACCAAGTACGGCGTGCAGTGGCTCAAGCAGTCTTCCGCGTCGGGAGGGCCGTCGAAACGGCCGTTGCTCTCCCCGCAGGAGCAACGCCTGCTGCCGCTCGTGGCGGACGGCATGACGAACAAGGAAATCGCCGGACAGCTGAATCTAAGTGAAAAAACCGTAAAAAATTATCTGGCCAATATCTATTCCAAGCTTCAGATCGGACGCCGCTCCCAGGTGGCCGCGCTGTACGCGGGAAGCTTCAAGGCTCCTTCATCGCGCGCCGATGTGACATAA
- a CDS encoding patatin-like phospholipase family protein, which yields MAADSHEHGPFDLSHVLEEEYTAIHGPLASPRPAASEADRLAAIYSRIHTLTRPRMALCLSGGGIRSATFALGVMQGLARLKVLERFDYLSTVSGGGYIGSWLSAWIRNHRRGLAGVADELRFEPKPDCIEPLPIAYLRAYSNYLTPRLGLLSADSWTLVGTYLRNLILNWLVFIPFLLAFLAWPLLYRSVLRIPHSDAIAGTAATLGSLLLLINLVYLHVCRPSLHKLRSAPIWKQIEGQPAFLALCLTPLVVGAVCLALAWHWYLQSGRTLDHMTLYGLSTPVTLAAGAAIMHTVAWVIAALILRRPWNDMWRYLELLTIALSGLLGGALLWLALMKAEPLYDVPQFENWYTCVAVPAFLSLFLLAAALFIGISSRATGDDDREWWGRSGSWALIATATWSGISGIAIFGPHILSYIPGWLTSAGGITGLLTILFGFGSKTAVRRDDERPSWWARIGVQSYLLLLAPLTVVLVLMLLAWANSVILDNASSNTVGQFMTGMGLFAILMSFYININKFSLHAMYRNRLIRAYLGASRGRDREPNAFTGFDSHDNFQMAELAPAGKPVQKPFHVVNIALNLVHGSNLAWQQRKAQSFTVSPLHSGSGNMTPGYRPTREYGKNPAVNQAITIGTALAISGAAASPNMGYHSSPAVTLLLTLFNIRLGWWLGNPGEAGRTAYKRSCPEFAVGPLLSEAFGFTNNERRYVYLSDGGHFENLALYEMVRRRCHIIVVSDAGCDQLSRFSDLGNAIRKIRIDLGIEIEMDVSKLRRQNSSPFSERHHAIGRIRYDLVDPGAPSGLLLYLKPSLSGQEPTDILDYAASHPAFPHESTADQFFDESQFESYRKLGSHIVDEVFRNVKTDPDQPADRLFETLRAQAQG from the coding sequence ATGGCTGCTGATTCTCACGAACACGGCCCCTTTGACCTTTCCCATGTCCTCGAAGAGGAGTACACCGCCATCCATGGTCCGCTGGCTTCCCCCAGGCCGGCGGCGTCCGAAGCCGACCGTCTCGCCGCGATCTATTCCCGCATTCATACGTTGACCCGCCCGCGCATGGCGCTCTGTCTCTCCGGGGGCGGCATACGCAGCGCGACGTTCGCATTGGGCGTCATGCAGGGATTGGCCCGTCTCAAGGTTCTGGAACGATTCGATTACCTGTCTACGGTCTCGGGAGGGGGATACATCGGGAGTTGGCTGTCGGCGTGGATCCGCAATCACCGGCGCGGACTCGCAGGCGTCGCCGATGAATTGCGCTTCGAACCGAAGCCTGACTGCATCGAGCCTCTGCCGATCGCTTACCTTCGCGCCTACAGTAACTACTTGACTCCTCGTTTGGGCTTGCTGTCCGCTGACTCGTGGACTCTCGTCGGCACCTATCTGAGAAACTTGATTCTAAATTGGCTGGTCTTCATCCCGTTTCTTCTTGCCTTCCTGGCTTGGCCTCTGCTCTACCGATCGGTCCTTCGCATCCCCCATTCAGATGCCATTGCTGGAACCGCCGCCACATTGGGAAGCCTGCTCCTATTGATCAATCTGGTGTATCTGCATGTTTGCAGGCCGAGCCTGCACAAGCTGCGTTCAGCCCCTATCTGGAAACAGATCGAAGGACAGCCGGCCTTTCTAGCGCTGTGCCTCACTCCCCTCGTTGTGGGCGCGGTGTGTCTAGCCCTGGCATGGCACTGGTATCTCCAATCGGGCCGCACGCTCGATCACATGACGCTCTACGGGCTGTCTACCCCGGTGACATTGGCGGCGGGAGCCGCGATCATGCACACCGTCGCCTGGGTGATCGCCGCCTTGATTCTCAGACGACCGTGGAACGATATGTGGCGGTACCTGGAACTCTTGACGATCGCCCTCAGCGGGTTACTCGGCGGCGCCTTGCTGTGGCTCGCGCTGATGAAGGCGGAACCGCTCTACGACGTGCCTCAGTTCGAAAATTGGTACACCTGCGTGGCCGTGCCGGCCTTTCTGTCGCTGTTTCTCCTCGCCGCCGCTCTCTTCATCGGTATCTCGAGCCGTGCGACCGGCGATGACGACCGGGAATGGTGGGGCCGTTCAGGATCCTGGGCGTTGATTGCAACAGCCACCTGGTCCGGCATTTCCGGCATCGCGATTTTTGGGCCGCACATCCTGTCCTATATTCCAGGATGGCTCACGTCGGCTGGAGGCATCACGGGACTGTTGACCATCCTCTTCGGATTCGGTTCAAAAACCGCGGTACGGCGCGACGACGAGCGGCCGAGTTGGTGGGCGAGGATCGGGGTCCAGAGTTATCTGCTTCTGCTGGCCCCGCTGACGGTGGTGCTGGTGCTCATGCTGCTCGCATGGGCCAATTCCGTCATCTTGGATAACGCCTCGTCAAATACGGTGGGGCAGTTCATGACCGGGATGGGGCTCTTTGCCATCCTGATGTCGTTTTACATCAACATCAACAAATTTTCCCTTCATGCCATGTACCGCAATCGCCTCATCCGTGCGTATCTCGGGGCATCGCGAGGACGGGATCGTGAACCCAACGCCTTCACCGGTTTCGATTCGCACGATAACTTCCAAATGGCGGAGCTGGCGCCTGCAGGCAAGCCGGTTCAGAAACCGTTCCACGTCGTCAACATCGCCTTGAACCTCGTCCACGGGAGCAATCTCGCCTGGCAGCAAAGAAAGGCGCAGTCGTTCACGGTCAGTCCTCTGCACTCCGGGAGCGGGAATATGACGCCGGGCTACCGTCCGACGCGAGAATATGGAAAGAATCCGGCCGTCAATCAAGCCATCACGATCGGAACCGCGCTGGCCATCTCGGGAGCCGCCGCAAGCCCGAACATGGGCTACCACTCTTCTCCTGCCGTCACGCTGCTGTTGACGCTGTTCAACATCCGGCTGGGATGGTGGCTGGGAAATCCGGGGGAGGCCGGCCGGACGGCCTACAAGAGATCCTGTCCGGAGTTCGCCGTCGGCCCCCTCCTGTCGGAGGCATTCGGCTTCACCAATAACGAGCGGCGATATGTCTATCTCTCCGACGGCGGCCACTTCGAGAACCTCGCGCTCTATGAAATGGTCCGCAGGCGCTGCCACATCATCGTCGTCAGCGATGCCGGCTGCGATCAATTGTCGAGATTCTCCGATCTGGGGAACGCGATTCGAAAGATCCGCATCGATTTGGGGATCGAAATCGAAATGGACGTGAGCAAACTGCGCCGGCAGAACTCATCGCCCTTCAGCGAGCGTCACCATGCGATCGGCAGGATCCGTTACGATCTGGTGGATCCAGGAGCGCCGAGCGGCCTCCTATTGTATCTCAAGCCTTCACTGAGCGGGCAGGAACCGACCGACATCCTCGATTATGCGGCCAGCCATCCGGCATTTCCGCACGAATCGACGGCGGACCAGTTTTTCGACGAATCGCAATTCGAATCGTACCGGAAGCTCGGCTCACACATCGTCGATGAGGTGTTTCGCAACGTGAAGACCGACCCTGACCAGCCGGCCGATCGGCTCTTCGAGACCCTGCGCGCGCAGGCTCAAGGGTGA
- a CDS encoding response regulator transcription factor, whose protein sequence is MKPAHTRIVIVDDHEVVRHGLRSLLGLEEDFKIVGEAGSVAEAVAVVARVKPQVVLLDVKLPDASGLDTCRQLLAVLPQVRILVLTSYAEDSTVVSAVRSGAHGYVLKDVRTDDLVRAIRAVAEGRGYLDPRITQRALHWIRMQPGQEHPSAPRTPLSPQERLIIPLLAEGKTNKEIAAQLNLSDKTVKNYLANIFEKLNVKRRTEAVAWFVRESQSTYPGSPH, encoded by the coding sequence ATGAAACCAGCCCATACGAGAATCGTCATCGTCGATGATCACGAAGTCGTACGCCACGGTTTGCGCTCCCTCCTCGGTCTGGAAGAGGACTTCAAGATCGTCGGAGAAGCAGGCAGCGTCGCGGAAGCCGTGGCCGTCGTTGCACGGGTGAAGCCGCAGGTGGTGCTCCTCGACGTGAAGCTCCCGGATGCCTCGGGTTTGGATACCTGCCGCCAATTGTTGGCTGTGCTCCCTCAGGTACGCATCCTGGTCCTGACCAGTTACGCGGAAGATTCGACTGTGGTCTCCGCCGTTCGAAGCGGCGCGCACGGGTACGTGCTGAAAGACGTCCGAACGGACGACCTCGTGAGGGCCATTCGCGCGGTGGCCGAAGGCCGCGGATATCTGGATCCCAGGATCACGCAACGAGCCCTGCATTGGATTCGTATGCAACCGGGGCAGGAACATCCCTCGGCTCCCCGTACCCCCCTGTCTCCCCAGGAACGGCTCATCATTCCATTGCTCGCCGAAGGCAAAACCAATAAAGAGATCGCCGCGCAACTTAATTTGAGTGATAAGACGGTTAAAAACTACCTCGCCAATATTTTTGAGAAGCTCAACGTCAAGCGCAGGACAGAAGCCGTCGCCTGGTTCGTCCGAGAGAGCCAGTCCACCTATCCGGGAAGCCCACACTGA
- a CDS encoding sensor histidine kinase — MTIRRGFQVIDGYKKRNQKSGEYLPLQEDGQRSWATNPVNQLLHEGEGLTTALKATEERLTSLLYDRELIRRDLHDVVLQSLYAIGLGIETSRRQQSSVSQNVNSMGDFVVEQLNTLIHEVRGMVRMLESGTVQEFDLSSELQTLISTYRQAARIQIVDDIHAEAMTLLTLEEKQEILKIVREAVSNCVRHAKASRITLSLHTKGNKVRLHILDDGIGFPQDRVGTKGYGLANMVARAKKLGGHLSVRSEAGGGTSVLAEFTLEPMVASV, encoded by the coding sequence GTGACAATACGACGTGGATTTCAGGTCATTGACGGATACAAAAAGCGCAACCAGAAGTCTGGAGAATACCTGCCTTTACAGGAAGACGGCCAGCGATCATGGGCGACGAACCCCGTCAATCAACTGCTCCATGAAGGAGAGGGACTTACCACCGCTCTCAAGGCCACCGAGGAACGATTGACGTCATTGCTTTATGACAGGGAGTTGATTCGCCGCGATCTTCACGACGTCGTGCTTCAATCCCTCTATGCAATCGGCCTGGGAATCGAAACATCACGCCGGCAGCAATCATCAGTCTCACAAAATGTCAATAGCATGGGGGATTTCGTCGTTGAACAGTTGAATACCCTGATTCATGAAGTCCGAGGTATGGTCCGCATGCTCGAATCGGGAACTGTTCAAGAATTCGACCTCTCATCGGAACTGCAAACGTTGATCAGCACCTACCGCCAGGCGGCCCGAATTCAGATTGTCGATGACATTCACGCGGAGGCTATGACGCTTTTAACGCTCGAAGAGAAACAGGAAATTTTGAAAATCGTCCGAGAGGCGGTCAGCAACTGCGTCCGGCATGCCAAAGCCTCCCGCATCACCTTGTCACTCCATACCAAAGGGAACAAGGTGCGTCTTCATATTCTGGACGACGGAATCGGGTTTCCGCAGGATCGGGTCGGTACAAAAGGCTACGGTTTGGCCAATATGGTCGCGCGCGCGAAGAAACTGGGCGGACATCTGTCCGTGCGGTCTGAGGCCGGGGGCGGAACCAGCGTACTCGCGGAGTTTACCTTGGAACCGATGGTCGCCTCTGTATGA